Genomic segment of Triticum aestivum cultivar Chinese Spring chromosome 6A, IWGSC CS RefSeq v2.1, whole genome shotgun sequence:
tccccctccagcagggtgccggaacagagtctcgattggtttttggtggctacagaggcttgcggcggtggaactcccgatctaggttatgttttggaagtttgggtatatataaatTTTTTTGGCGTGGGTatcacgtcaagggggtctccgagtcgtccacgagatagggcgaCGCGCCGAGGTGGGTGGGCgcgaccccaccctcgtggacggcccgggactcttctggcccaactcttttactccgggggcttcttttggtccataaaaatcatcaaaaattggcacttcaattggactctgtttggtattccttttctgcgatactcaaaaacaaggaaaaaacagaaactggcactgggctctaggttaataggttagtcccaaaaaccatataaaatagcatgtagatgcatataaaacatcctagatggataatataatagcatggaataaaaaaaatttatagatacgttggatacgtatcaagcatccccaaccttaattcctactcgtcctcgagtaggtaaatgataaaaacagaatttttaaggtggaatgctacctaacatattcatcaatttaatcttctctattgtggcaagaatatccaTATCCATAGGATTCAAGAATtttttttaatattgacataaaaataataatacttcaagcatactaaccacgcaattatgtcttctcaaaataacatagccaaacaaagctcatccctacaaaatcatatagtttggccatgcttcattttcgtcacacaaaatgctcccatcatgcataaccccgatgacaagccaagcaattgtttcatactttagtattctcaaactatttcaactttcacgtaataaatgagcgtgagccatggacatagcactatgggtggaatagaatatgatgatggaggttgtgtgaagaagacaaaaaaggagaaagtctcacattgatgcgactaatcaacgggctatggagatgcccatcaattgatgtcaatgcgaggagtagggatttccatgcaacggatgcactagagctatagatgtatgaaagctcaacaaaagaaactaagtgggtgtgcatccaacttgcttgctcatgaagacctagggcatttgaggaagcccatcgttggaatatacaagccaagttctataatgaaaaattcccactagtatatgaaagtgacaacataggagactctctactatgaagatcatgttgctactttgaagcacaagtgtggtaaaaggatagtagcattgtcccttctgtgttgtagcgaccagacctcaaacagtctgacctctgtgctcaggtgtcatccctggatcagtaatgctgacaccacatagtacttcgaaggatttataacagagtagcaatcacacacttattacatcgatgtctcaaagagaacttattacaataaatatggcttaaggccatctaataacgataacagaagaaggcttggaagataagcgagtccatcaacttcaacggcatcactgagtatagaaccacgacctagaaggcaccttactcgtcgtctgaaaagtctgcaacataaaacgttgcagcccgaaacgggtcagcacatggaatatgccggcaatgtaacacatagtgaGTAATGAAAGattaagcctatactacatgcatatatggctggtggaaagctctatggttacagttttgcgtaaagccaatttttccctacttcaaaagaataaatttatttaactatcatggtggttgttaaacattgagaatggttgacagcattctcaatcccaattaaaataatcatcattaaaacccaacaatattaatttagaagtaacatgatgagattcacatgatatccaaatactagatactcaaaatgtccgtaaccggggacacggctaaccatgattagtttgtacactctgcagaggtttgtgcacttttccccacaagactcgatcgcctcggttagatttctcgcactgcatgttgtttgagaaacggatgaccgagacacagcctttcagaagcgctagcaccttacgatggatggaccggtacacctactttcccctacatctgctagtctaccctataagagttcgcacgacttaatcaactatgccagagcccataatggcttgtggctgcacacggaagtttctagtttgaaaaatctcatgatccctttgagcctgggtggcggtccaaaaagaaacaggcaatcctggaatacccaggaacctcaatccacccagatgtgtgtttaaattgccaccttagataaaccattaattaacaaactcacatctgtcatggataacactcacccaatccacgtctactagcatagcatggcataataagcaaacgtagaagtaactcccaaaggctttataaataaacaggtaataggtactgcctccactacttcccatcccacaatttaaattagatcctaatcatgcagtgtttgaggatttgatctaatgcaataaaactgggtagtaaaagaggtatgatcaaagtgttacttgccttgctgatgatccgcgaaacctagagtgAAGCAACAGACGGCGCACTCCGgatattctatcacagacaaataaataagcatacaataaatactCATCCAAGCATTTCATCGAACACTTTGGGCGCATGCACACAGTGAGCACATGCTCCATGACGCGGGTGACGGAGCAGGAGGCTCTATATATACTGCCGCCTACATGGTTGTCCCTACTCCTCGCGTGTCCTTATCGCGCATCCGGAAAAAAaatctatgagaccaggtctcacagCCCAACACGTGAGGCCCTTCTTGATGGCTAACATGTGGCGCCATTCACAATCTCGAAGCAAGCAGCTACTCCCACTTTGCCTAATTACCCATTCCCGATTCCAATCCCGTATGTGtcctaaccttgttgtatgagaaTGAGATGCGTACATAACTCACACCCCACGATCTAGTGTTCACGTGCTGCTCTCATCCATGGCGGCACCGGATAACCTTGTCGCCGGCAGCCGCACTGTATCACGGGAGCAAGGCCTATTGTCCATGGACTCGCTAAACGACCTCGTCGCTCTGGGCTGCGTGGCTTCATGCTACCACACAACTCCCTGTCCATGACCGAACGATCTCGTCGCGGGTGGCCGTGTGGCACGATGCTACGATATATATGACTCCTTGCCCATGGGTGTGCCGAACGACCTTGTCGCTCGTAGATGGGCGATGGCGACCGCGACGCAAGATGCATCCAACTGCTATGTGACGCCGCACTCGTCCACGACGGTGGACTCCCAGCTGGTGGTTCCAGACTTGCAGTGTCAGCTAACGCGCGCGCCATGTCCGTCTAGGTGATCTGCAACTCCCGGTGAGTGATCCATGCAATGATGCAAAGAGCTAGGCTGGCTGAACAGTATAGTAATAGTAGTCCACTGCTTAATTACACCAATCTTCAGATAGCTTATATTGAAACTTGAAAGTAATTTAATCTACTAGTAACTATGAAGGTTATACAACTCCAAAGCCAAGAAGAACAGATGGCGGCCACGCGCTAAGACCATAGTTTTCACTTTCGAAACCAAATTATTTTCGCTCACCCTCGAAAGCACCGAAATTTCGGAAATTTCGTAAATTTCGAAATCCATTTCGAGCAAATTAACGAAATTTTTAATTAAAtttgaattaattcgaacacaaaGTATTGAATAAGTAACAGTTTAGCACAAAATGTTCACCAGACCTCGTCTATCAGAATGGTGCGATCACTGCCCTGGGATTCGAACCGAGGACCTAAAGTGTGCAATAACACCAGCCTACCACTCTGCTAGGCATATGAAGACAAACATGTTAGATTCCAGCTCTCTCTTATACGTTtaattttaaaataccaaaataatttaaACGAAACGTAAATGTTTCGAGGACCCTCGAAATGAGCGAAATTTCGAGAAATTTCGTAAATTTCGTCGAAAGTGAAAACTATGGCTAAGACATCGCCGCGGGCGCCCCGACAAACTTCCTCCTCTACGGCCAACGCGTGAGACAGCTCCGCACTGCTGCACTCGCTCACGCCGGTGCCGGCAGACTCCAGGACCCCTCCGATCATGGCCTCTAAATCGACCCCGGCGAGGTCGAGGTTTGCACGCGGCAGTGGGCCGGAGAGGTGAGGTGCTCCCCACGGACGCCGGCCAAGGCGGCACATGCACGCACCTCTGAATCGGAACGCGGCGGCGAAGATGGATGGAGGCTTTGGACGTGCAGGCTGGTCCTGGTCCTGGTCCTGCATAAAGGCCGGGAAAAAGATGTGGCCTTTGTGCCCTCCGGCAACTCGGCGCTGAGGCCGATGGACGTAGTTACCTTCACGACGTACGTACGGTTGACATGGACGCCGGCGGGCTCTCTGAGTCGGACGTGGTGACGCAGGATTTGTGTTGCGGCGAGTGAAGATGAAGAAGGGCCCGTCGACCGACGTGGCTGCGAGGACGCGGGAATGGCTTGGTCGGTGGTGTCCGTCGGCGGCACTTGTCATTGGCGCGGCCGTCGATCGACGTGGCTGCATGCGTGGTACTTCTTGTTGGAACTGACGGACGGACTCGGCCGGCCGGGGAAAAAGAGGGATTCATGCGGCGGCGCACTGACCGACGGGAGAGGAAATTGAGAGACGAGGACGCAGCGGTTAGGTGCCACCGGCGATCGATCGTCGCGGGGAGGAGAGGAGAAGCTCTGCTAGCACAGGCGGAGCCGTGGGAGCCTCCGGCGATTCATCAGGTCTCGTGACTGGCGTGGCGTTGCATCTTgtaaggaaggaaggaggagagaggaggaggaacgTCCGCGGTGGAAAAGATGTGGtctttgcatgcatgcatgcatgcgctccGTCGGTGTGGCAGGCAATCGCGGCGGCGAGGGTGaccggagaggaagaaggagacgagGTCGGTTATTGCAGATGTGGATTGAGGAGGGAAAAGATGCGGTCTTTGCATACATGCGGCCCGTCCTCCTCCGCATGGGCGCTGCCGGAGAGGCCCACCGGCaccgggtcggcggtggcggcaaCGAGAGGGCGGGCGGCGAGTCGAATGGAAGCTCCGAGGTGCACGTACGAGCCGCAGCAGATTAATTCGGCTGTATCCCGAAAAAAACAAACTCTCGGAGACGTTTTTTTTTTTTacagaaggaaaaaagaaaacaatCGACCTTACGTAGTCGaccatgcaaaaaaaaagaaaaagagtctTTTCTTtcccgttcttcttcttcttccacaaatACTTGTCTTAACTTAGCATAATAGCTGACCACACATGTCATGTGGTAAAAGAGTCTTTTCTTTaattaaaaaagaaagaaagaaagcggAGCCGTGCCTAACAAACGCGTCGTGCGCAATGAAGTTCCAAAAGGGAAAAAAAAGTGCACAACAACGCCAAAGACGCGATGCAAGCGAAGAAGAAAAACGGCTATCGATGGAGAGACTCTGCGGATGCGTAAGGTAAGGTACGGAATGATCCTGCGCGATTTGGTGCCGCAGACCGGCtggcccatgcatgcatgcatgtcgtgaggTTGTTACAACAGACTCTTTATTATTATACGAtgcgttttttttttgaaacttataCGATGCGTTTATCAGGGTGCGGGACACCCACCACACCACAGTGCAAAATTCACTTCCCTTCCCCCTCCCTTGACCCGAGCGAGGCGAGGCAGGGGAGCGGCGAGCTGCACGAGACCAACTCATGATTGACGGAGCGCCCTGATTCCTCATGGATTTTATATATAACCAGCTAATCTAGCCGCGGATTCCGTTTGTGCGCGTACATGCAGGGGCAAGTGGACAGAGATGGGTTGGCACGCCACGGGATGGATCTTCCTCAACGCCTTCATCGGGTACGCAGTCAGTACATACATCGCACCTGCATGCTGTCGACGCGCAAATAGTTGCCATGAACTGTTTTTCGTTACGTTGTTCTGGTTGGTACTGGCTCGATCTATGCATGCACGCCTTAGCCAGGGGCGGACGTAGCAAGACCCGCCCGGTGGTGTCATTGGAGACTCGGTCTGGATGACCCCCTAAACTAGATGCAGGCTATTAGTTTAGTGCGTGATACCGCCTATGTCCTGGTCTAGGCCACGTCCAAAACTCCAAACGAGCCACTACGTCCCAGCTTCAGGTTcagtgatatactccctccgtccggaaatacttgtcctagaaattgataaaatagatgtatctataactaaaataagtctaagtgcaaacatttcgaggacaagtatttccggacggagggagtacttaatttCAGTGGCAGACGACGTGGATCTCAGTGAAGCCAGCACATCGCACTACTCACGCAGCTGGTCGATCTCTGGATGTCCTTTTATGTATGCATGGTGTACTAGCTTATCCCACATTCTCGATTAATTAAAAGTTTGTTAGCTCCTGCACAACATATGCAgttaaatttttattttttttgcgggggaacaTATGCAGTTAATTAAACAAGTATTTGAGACGACACTTGTCTTGGGGACACTTGTGGGCACAAGTGAAGCATAAACCTATTGTTTTCTATCCGCAGGATATAGGATTGGGCCTTTCAACTACATATAAGATACAATTGTAACATTATAAACTATACGTACTATATAACGATGCTGTTGAAAGTGTGTTATCTCCACAGCATGCAATTACTATACTATTAATTTGAGCACACTTGTGTTGGGCTACTTCGGGCACAAGTGAAGCACAAACCTATTATTTCAATCCGGGGGTTACAGGCTCCAGCTTTTGAACTGCAGTGATACTATATAAAACTGTGAGACATCGTCAAGTTTTTTTTTATCGGTACCAACAATGCAACTTGTAAATTATCAGTAATTTTGTATGGCGAATCATTCCCCATGCGTCATGCTTTAGTGGAAATATAAATTATAATGATGTTATCTATCAAGTCAACATAGCAACCGGAGACGTGGGCTCCAATGTGTGTGTTCCCTACTTTTGTACTTCCTCTCGAACTCTTAAAGCCTCACAGGTTAAAAAAATATCCTAAAGAGTATCTCCTGAGCAAACTTCTGTTAGATGCTTGACCAGCAAATGAGCCCATGATAAGTCAAAGCCGCCATATTATAGTGATTAGTAATGGGGTGCAATTGTTCTCTAGCCAGCTCCACTCTTAAAGCCATGCATGTTAAAAACATCCTAAGAGTATCTCACGAGCAAACTTCTGTTAGATGCTTGACTAGCAAATGAACTCATGATAAGTCAAAGCCACCATATCATGGTCATTATTACGGGGTACAAATGTTCTCTAGCTAGGTCAACACTTAGAGCCATGCATGTTAAAAATCTCCTAAAGAGTATCTCTCATGAGTAAACTTCAGTTAGATGCTTGACCAGCAAATGAACTCGTGATACGTTTAAAAACCGACATATTATAATGATTAGTAACGGAAtacaattggtctctagcaatgtCTACTCTTAAAGCCATGCATGTTAAAAATCTCGAAAGAGTATCTTATGAGTAAACTTCAGTTAGATGCTTGGCAAAAATATGAACCAAGTCAAGGATGCTATATTAtagtctatacctactaataaaataaataggtattcttagtccgtcatgctattttatagaaaaccccctaATGTTTCTTACATTAAACTCATAGTACATAttaaatgttttttaaaatacttatatcttctaaaccgtaactccaattttaacatgttatatatgaaatttgattagaaaaatatatagaatCAAAGTATGATGTTATTTTGCCTGTTAACTATTTGAATAAAAAATACTATCTAGGGTGCAATCTTAATCAACATCGCATTATCCGTCTTTCTTTCATATCGGTACTGATCCGGATTATGAATGAACATCTCAACAAATCAGGATTGGAGATGAAATTAAAGATCACTTGCCCGTTTCTTTGTACGCATTTAAATAGAAGACATGTGGAATCTTGAACATGCGCTTTTGTAGGCAAAAACCATCTTTACTTGGGCCGTAGCTACAAATACTCAGGTTATAGACCATTTTCTATAAATTAAGAGCGCGTGGTATTCTTTTCTCCCATTACAACGCATGGGCCCTTTTGCTAGTGATTAGTAATATATATAGGGTACACTTGTTCTGTAGGTCAACTATGTGTACACATAGTGGTTGGCTGCAAAGAGCTTCGGTTAGAGAGAAAATTAAGTACCCCACGAAGCAAAATTGAGACAAAAGTAGTCACTTTCAATCTAATGCATACCTGATTAGAGGGTGAATTGTGTGAACAAAATGTTCGATCACATGAACTACACATCATGTATGTAGGTACGCGGTGCCAATGAGCCTATACTACTATGGTCTTCGTGATACAACGCCAGCTTATGCCGTCATCTTTTTGAACATAATTCCGCTGGTCACATTCATTCTCTCGCTCGTCTTCAGGTACCAAATTTCTGTCATTATTCATGTATTCATTCACAATAAACGTCCAAAATCAACTTTTTGATAATCAATAACCACTATTCTATCTTATTTTCGCAAACACATATGTGATATGCTTGAACATATTAGAATGGAGACATTGCAAATCTTGAGCATAGCTGGATCACTCAAGGTCGTAGGCGTCATACTTTCGGTTGGAGGTACAATGCTCATCAGCCTTTACAAGGGCAAGATACTGCATCTTTGGAAACCCGTTCTGCGCCACATGGGGCAAAACACGACGGAGGTTGCAGGCAATCATCTAAGAGGGGCAATATTCTTGGTAGGCAGCAGCATCACACTTGCTTGCTGGTACCTGATTCAGGTGACCGAGTATGCAATGACTTGTTGCTGCTATCCCTCTTATTTTTTTGTTAAGTCTGTTAAATTATTTATAATTAGGCTAGGGAGACGAGTCCTCTTTGGTCTTACAGCGGGTAGACATGATGAGAGGAGAGGAAAGATAGTCGTGGAGAGATCTACTTGCATGCATGCATTAAGAGGCTAAAGAGGTGACATCATCATAATTGTTGGTAAAATGAATCTTCAAACTACTTTATCTCCCTAAACGTGCCAAAAAATTGAGATCGGTCTTCATTGTCAGCTTTAATTTGTATTAATAAGagactcaaaactagatcatatatGGGTATGTTCCAACGATATATTTTTCCCTAGTTAGCATCCACTAACTATGAAGTTACCAGTACCACCGTACTAGTACCATTACAACCTTTTAAGTGTACTCAGCCTGAACTTTGGTTCTAGATGTGTTCTTCATTCACCATGCTTTTAATTAGTTGATGTAATCAGTGTGCATCTAGTAAATCCAATTATTATTTTTCATGTATATAACTAGCAATGCTTTTATTTGCATGTTATGAATGAGTTGACGATGATCTTGTTGCATGCAAGGAGAACTTCGACACCAGATTGGGACGACTAGAACATTCATTTTCTATCTTCATATATTGTTTTTATTAGTTCAAATTATTTGAAATACTTTCATTATCTTCATGCAGTCAAAGGTTATGAAGGTGTATCCATACAAATACTGGTCGTCCATGGTGACATGTTTGGTTGGAGGATTTCAAACAGCACTAGTTGGAATAATATTGAGTAGGGACAAAAGTGCATGGAAGCTAGGATGGGATCTCAACCTTCTGACCATCTTCTACTCTGTGAGTCAGTGGGTCTAGCAAATATCCAAAAAACATATTACAATCTGAGACATATTTGAAGCTAAGCAACACAAAATTTCTTTGaaacaattctgccaaaattaACAAAATCACTAGTAAATGAAAACCCTTTATGGAAAATTATTCACTAGGAAATCAACATGGAAATTATTTGATGTAGGGGGCACTTGCAACGGCTGGGAAATATAGCTTGAACTCATGGGTCGTCGCCAAGCGAGACCCAGCATATCCTCCAATGTTCAGCCCATTGTCAGTGGTATTCACTGTTTTGTTGGACTCCATCTTTATAGGCGACGAGATTACGACAGGAAGGTTTGTCCCTTTTCGCTTCTTCTCCCTCTTCACCCCGTGCCATCTTTTTGATTCAAGTAAAAGGTTTTACTTTTTTATAATTACTATAGTTGGGCAAAAAGGGATTGAACTGTTCATCTTTTTCTACATGTGCAGCTTGTTCGGCACAACAGTGGTGATTGCTGGGCTCTACATTTTCCTATCAGCAAAATCAAAAGAAGTGCGGGACAAATAGATCTTGCCAGCAGAAAGCAAAGTTCTTGTAGCCGCAGAAGCTGCAAATTTTATACATGTATACAAGaatattattattttaattcttaTGTAAGAGACAGGATGATAGGTTTTTTCTCGTAAAACCCCAACGTCCAGTTTCACTATGACCTGGATAACGGAGCAAAAAGAAACCAACATCCATGTACCACAATGAGCTGGAAATAGCACTTAACTAGCAGTGTATTCTTAATCCATCTACTTTTAGTCCATTTTTTAAATTGTCTTGCATGTGCACGTATGATCACAGGGATgacatgaaatatgagttggggTTAATGTTTTTTACTTGTTTGTGGTATGCATTCTTAGCACAGAAAAATACAAGTTTGGCCTCATTGTCTTGCATCAACTTTAATAAAGGTGGTTGTGTGTATTGCAATGACGCATAGACCATGCTCTAATCACTTCTCGGAAGTAGAAAAATGTACAAAAGCTTCTTAGGCTCTGATGTGGAATGGATTCATTGGTCTCCTATATGATTTACACATGTCCTCGTGATTATCGTTCTTGTTCCTCGTGGTCTACAGCCTACAGGCAGAATCCGAGCTCCATGACCCGCAATAAGCTCACACCACCCCTGGCAAGCAATGGCAAGCCACCGCCATCGTCTACAAGAggtccccgcgccgcctcgcctacACCACTTTTCGTTGATCTTGTCACTGCGCCCCACCACCACCCATGCCATCGAAGGAGAGCAGGCCCTTAGTCCGACACCACACACGGAGGGGCCGGAACACAACGCCACGTGGAACCACGTCCCCGCCAACTAGAGAAGCCCCACTCCACCTGCCGCAGAATGACATTCACCACCACCGACCGGGCCCAACCGTGCTCAGTGCACCACTACCGCCACCGTGCCGAGTGCACATCCATTTCTGGGTCGTAACACTGCCTCCCCGTCCTACATCTCATGTGTTCGCACACCCATCGCCGGGAGCCCCGCCAGATCCCACACCCCCACACCGCGCAGCCATCCCACACTACCAAGATCCTGAGtaggggaagaaggagaagagaCCCACTGCCGCTAGCTCCATACGGGCTTCGCCCCGCGAACGCTCTCCGGCGGTGGCAAGGAGGGGGCGGCcgagagaggaggaggagcctcggcGGCGGAACAAGGTCTCCCGTGACACGCGCGGGGTGCATCATGGGAGcaagattttttgttttgttttgttcggGAGAGCATTTTCCCCGTCCCTCTCCAAGTAGCAAAATTTAGCGCTTATTTATGTTTGTCAAGAAAATATTGGAGCCAGTGTAATATATGTTTTGCCAGATAATATTGATAAAAAAAATGGCGTGGATATCAAGTTTCCTGTTGAACATACGTACTCATATCACAACCAGTTTTCTGTagctcttccttttcttttctgtgaAAAGAGTAGTGTAAATCATTCTCCCTGGAATCATTCCCCTAACTACTCCCTCcgctcctaaatatttgtctttctatacATTTCAAAcaaactatcacatacggatgtatgtagacatattttaaagtgtagattcattcattttgcttcgtatatagtcatttgttgaaatatctagaaagacaaatatttaggaacggagggagtagttcataagaGGAGAGAAACACTCTTTTTTTCAAAGGAGGGGACGACCCTCGGCCACTGCATTGTCGTCGTGGATCCGGCGGTAGCAGCTCCCTGGTCTGGATCTGGAGGTGTAGTGCTGGCCATGCAGCCCCTCTCCCTCTGGTGGAGTCAGGTCCGGTTGTGCCTATGGTGGcattggggagtattcaggtggaAGCTTTCTGCTTCGAGGCCAACGATGGTGATGCCTGTGGGTGTCACTTACCCCTTGGAGTGTCGCTATGGGTTTCCTCTTCGTGTCTGCATACCGGTTT
This window contains:
- the LOC123129469 gene encoding WAT1-related protein At5g64700-like; the protein is MHACAPSVWQAIAAARVTGEEEGDEVGYCRCGLRREKMRSLHTCGPSSSAWALPERPTGTGSAVAATRGRAASRMEAPRGKWTEMGWHATGWIFLNAFIGYAVPMSLYYYGLRDTTPAYAVIFLNIIPLVTFILSLVFRMETLQILSIAGSLKVVGVILSVGGTMLISLYKGKILHLWKPVLRHMGQNTTEVAGNHLRGAIFLVGSSITLACWYLIQSKVMKVYPYKYWSSMVTCLVGGFQTALVGIILSRDKSAWKLGWDLNLLTIFYSGALATAGKYSLNSWVVAKRDPAYPPMFSPLSVVFTVLLDSIFIGDEITTGSLFGTTVVIAGLYIFLSAKSKEVRDK